The genome window TGGTCATTTTGTTAAGACGGTATGCGGTTTTTGTTTCTGCATCTGCGTTGCGGTCCCAGCCGCCCCACATGCCGTATTTACTCCAGTAGCGCCGTCGCCGGCACTCTTCAAAATCGGCCGCCGCGCTGAACGACCACGAAAAGGTGTTTTTTAACATTGCCATAATTTTTTCAGATTACCTGTCTGTCATCGCAAATGCACGTGCGAGTTTCCAATGTTGTTGAACGTCAGGATGAGTGCAGTATACAACGCCACCATTCTGCTTTCAGTGTTTCAACCGGAAACACAACCGAGAAAGGGACGATAATTAAATGAAACCGGAGATTATAGCTGTAAATGCAAGGAATGGACAGAGCGCTTTAAAGCGCAGAAGCCGGCTTTGGCGTTTCCTGTTCTGTAAACCAGCTGGTGGTGCGGTTGGCGAAGGCGACGAGAGCGAGCATAACGGGGACTTCGACGAGGACTCCGACGATGGTGGCGAGAGCGACAGGTGAAGACGTTCCGAAGAGCGCAATGGCGACGGCAACGGCCAGTTCGAAAAAGTTCGAGGCGCCGATCATGCCGGCGGGCGCGGCGACGTTGTGCGGCAGTTTGAGCGCTTTGGAGGCGAAGTAGGCAATGCAGAAGATCAGCACGGTCTGAATGATCAGCGGCACGGCGATCAGGCCGATGTGAACCGGATTGCTGAGGATGACATCGCCCTGGAAGGAAAAGATGATGACGAGCGTGAGCAACAGGCCGGAGATGGTGGTTTTGCTGAATGTGGGCAGGAAGACGTTTTCAAAATAGTCTGCGCCTTTGGTTTTGAGCAGGTGGCCGCGGGTGAGCGCGCCGCCAGTGAGCGGGATGACGACGAACAGCACGACGGACAGAAACAGCGTATCCCATGGCACGTAGACGTTGCTGATGCCGAGCAGGAATTTAACGATCGGTACAAAGGCGAAGAGAATGATGAGGTCGTTGGTGGCGACCTGCACCACGGTATAGGCCGGGTTTCCTTTGGTGAGGTGGCTCCAGACAAAGACCATGGCGGTGCAGGGGGCGGCTCCGAGCAGTACGGCTCCGGCGAGATAGTCTTTGGCCAGTTCTGCCGGAATCAGATTTTTGAAGACAACGTAGAAAAACAGCCATGCGATGCCGAACATGGTGAACGGTTTGATCAGCCAGTTGCTGATCCATGTCACAAAGAGGCCTTTCGGATTTTTACCGACGTTTTTGACGCTCTTGAAGTCGACCTTCATCATCATCGGGTAGATCATCAGCCAGATGAGCACGGCGACGGGAATGGAGACGTTAGCGTATTCCAGTTTGCCGAGGAAGTTGGGGATGGCGGGCAGGAACCGGCCGATCAGGATGCCTGCGAGCATGCAAAGCGTGACCCAGGCGGTCAGGTATTTTTCGAAAAAGCTGATGCTGCTTTCAGTTGGTTGACTCATGGTTTTCTCCTGTTTCAGGGTGAGGTGTAGAGCATGTAAAGTCCGCCGATCAGGACGAGGATGCCGCAGATTTTTTTGAGCCGGACGGCTCCTTTGGATCGGTCGTTCCACTCTTTGTAGCGCTGGACCAGTCCGGTGCAGACGCCGGCCAGTGTGATGACGCCGCAGTGGCCGATGCCGTACATCACAAGCAGGCTTCCGGCGTAGATCGGCTGTTCCGAGCCCAGCTTGAATGTGATGCCGAGCAGCGGCGCCATAAAAGCAAAGGAACAGGGGCCCAGCGCGATGCCGAAGATCAGTCCGAGCAGAAATGCTCCGCCCATCCCTTTGTGTCTGCGGTTTGCCTGATCCGGTTTGTTCCACCCCAGAGGAATGACGCCGAGCAGGTGCAGGCCAACGATAAAAAAGATGAGCGCGACGAAATAATTTCCATAGCGGCCGATGTCACCCATCATTCGGCCCAGCGCAGATGTAAGCACGCCGATCAGCGCGATGGTGAACAGCATGCCCGTTGCAAACAGAAGGGAAATGGCAAAGGCACGGCGGGGAGTGGAATCTTTCTGTTCGTCAATCAGGCCGACGATCAGCGGAATGCTGGCCAGATGGCACGGGCTCAGCAGAATGCTTAGAATTCCCCAGAGCAGCGCAGCGCTCAGAGCGATCAGCGGCGTGCTTCCTACGGCATGGGTCAGAGATGTGAACAGCTCTTCCATTGATCAGTCTTCCTTAAATACGTATCCAAGATCCTGCCATTTCGCCAGCATGTCTTCGCGGGCGAAAAATCCTTCATGACGGAATAGTTCATTGCCGTCCGAATCAAAAAAGATCTGAGTCGGGATGACGCGCAGGTCGTACTGTTCGCTGATACCTTTGTGCTGCCACACGTCGATAAAATCGACGAGAAGCTGCTCGTCAAAGGTTTCTTTCATTTCATCGAGAATAGGAGCCATCATTTTGCACGGAACGCATTTGAGGGAGCCGAGTTCGAGCAGTCGGGGCAGCGGCAGGGAAGCCGATGCGGTTTCCTCTGTCGGAGCCGGTTTGTATTTCTTGATCTCAAGGACCGCGGCAATCGCAATGATCAGCAGTCCGACGATGAGTATGTTTTTTTTCATGACGAGTCTTTAGAACAGAAGGTTAAACAGGAGTCCGACCAGAATGATGCCGATCGTGGCAGTGGCGATAAACACGGCAATCAGGCGCGGTTTCATGACTTTGCGCAGCAGTACCATTTCCGGGAAGGAAAGGGCGGTGACGGCCATCATAAAGGCAAGTGCGGTGCCGAGTCCGACGCCTTTTCCGATCAGCGCCTCGGCGATCGGAATCGTGCCTAGAGCGTTGGCATAGAGCGGAACGCCGCAGAGTACGGCGATCAGGACGCTGAGCGGTTTGTCGTCACCGGCGTAGCGGGCCAGGATGTCTTCCGGCGCCCAGCCGTGGATGAGCGCGCCGACGCCGATGCCGATCAGCAGGTAGATCCAGATGCGCTTCACAATGCTTTTTGTCTGGTCCGCCGCATAAGCGATCCGCTCTTTTTGCGTCATGTCCGGCCGGATTTTGTTGAACGCTTCGCCGCTGAACGCTTTCGGTTCCAGATGGGCTTCAGGATTGAGTCGTCCGATGATCAGGCCGCTGCTTACGCCGATGATGACTCCGGCGGTGACATAGGTGAACGCCACTTTCCAGCCGAATGCGGCCAGCAGAATAGCGAATGCCGCTTCGTTGACGATCGGGGAGGTGATCAGGAACGAAAAGGTGATGCCGAGCGGAATGCCTGCTTCTACAAAGCCGATGAAGATCGGCACTGATGAGCAGGAACAGAACGGCGTGACGATGCCGAGCAGCGACGCGGCCAGGTTGGCTTTCGGTCCCTTCACGTGAGTCAGCATTTCCTTGGTTTTCTGCGGTTGAAACCAGCTGCGCAGCCAGGAGATGACAAAAATCATCAGCGAAAGCAGAATCAGGATTTTGATCGTGTCGTAGAAAAAGAAATGCAGACTGCCGCCCAGCTTGGATTCGACCGGTATTTTAAAAACACCTTCAACGAGGTGGGTAATCAGATTTTCCAACCATTGGAACATGATGCACTCCAGATCTGTTCTGTTTTATTTTTCGCGGAGTTTGCCGAAAGGTTCCGGCGCTTTTTGTGTCTTTGCGAGAGAAGGATTCATGATGCGTTTTCTTCCAGGTTTTCGGGCAGCTGTTCGACAAAGGTTTTGATTTGATCGCGCACTCGGCGGTAGGCGTCGAGCTGATCTTCTTCGGATGCCCCTTTCTCCGCCAGCTCACGGGCCAGTTTCGGAGGGTCGTCGAAGCCGACGTGCACCACACGGGCGTCGGCAGGAAAGACCGGGCAGGTCTCGTGAGCGTGTCCGCAGACGGTGACGACCACATCCAGATCGATATGCATCAGATCTTTGATGTTTTCCGACTTTTGACCGGAGATATCGACGCCGGCCTCGGCCATTACTTTGACCGCGTTGGGATTGAGTCCGTGGGTTTCGATGCCGGCGGAATAAGGTTCAAGCACATCGCTTTTCAGTGCGTGCGCCCAGCCCTCGGCCATCTGGCTGCGGCAGGAATTTCCGGTGCAGAGGAAGAGTATTTTCAGTTTACTCATGTTCAATTCCTTCATTGGGTTGGTTCGTTGTCACATCTTTCGGAATAATTTCATCCGGGAAAGGGTCGATATACAGTCCGTGACCGGTTGGAAGAGGACAGACTCCATCTTCACAGGGAGTTGCCTGGCGCTTCATATATTTATTGAATTCAACCAGCATAACCATCGCTGCGGCCAAGCTCAGCCAGGCAAACAGCCGTCTTTTCCATTTGGATTTTAATGGGGACATTCGGCCTCTCCCGTAATGCGCCCCACGCAGGCCAGAAAGTCGCCGATACAGGGGCAGGTCAGATGATAGTAGACATAAAGGCCGCGTTTTTCTTCGCGAAGCAGCCCTGCGTTTTTTAGAACCGACAGGTGGCGCGATACCGTCGGAAGGGTCTGATCGAGCAATTCGCGCAGTTCACAGACACACAGTTCATGCTCCATCAACGCATAGACAATCAGCAGACGCGATGGATGCGCCAGCGCCTTCATCACGGTCGCCTGTCCCTGATAATCCTTCTGTTTTACATCATAACGCTCCATAAGTGAGCCCCTTATTTTGTTAATTAGCAAAATAGCTAAATAGTGTTGGTGATGCAATTCTAAAAATAATCTGATTTGCATGTGGTGGATCGAGCCCTCCGGGCGCGTTTTGAACCGGCACGGAGATCCGGTTCCACTAAACAGTCTACTTCTTGGTGATGACCGGCTTGGTGCGGTTTGGGAACAGTTCGCGGCACATCGGACATTGGGTGCCGTCGCATCCGCGGGCCGTGCAGTGCTGCCGCCCGTAGGTAATAAACTGCAGGTGGCGCAGTTCCCACTCTTTCGACGGGAACAGTTTTTTCAGGTCAGCCTCGGTCTGCTCCACATTTTTTCCGTTCGTCAGCTTCCAGCGCTGGGCGAGGCGATGGATATGGGTATCGACCGGAAACGCCGGCACGCCGAACTGATGAACCATCACTACGCTGGCGGTTTTATGGCCGACGCCCGGCAGTTTTTCCAAATCCTGGAAACTGTCCGGCACCTCGCCGCCGTGTTTGGCAATCAGGATTTTTGACATCTCATAAATAGACTTGGATTTACTGTTGGCCAGCCCGCAGGTGGCGATCAGTTCTTTGATGCGCAGCTGTCCGAGCCTGACCATTTTTTCCGGTGTATCGGCGTCAGCGAACAGGGCGGGAGTGACCTCATTGACCCGTTTGTCGGTGCACTGCGCCGAAAGAATCACTGCCACCAAAAGCGTATAGGCATCTTTGTGGTCCAGCGGGATGTCGATATGCGGATACAATTCATCCAGCCGCTGCCCAATCAGATCCGCCCGTTCCTGTTTTGTACTCATAATGGGAGATTCTAGACAGGATCGCGGGATAAACAAGATTTGAAGAAGCACTGGAACCCCTGAGAATATATACTGTTATTAAGATAAATGGTTTGTTACATCTTAAATGTCTTTTTGTTAAAAGGGGTTGCCATGAATAAGTTGTGTTTTACTGGGTGTGTTTGCTGGTTGTTTTGTACGGTTATTTCACAGGCAGATGATCTATTTGTGGATGTGAATAATTCAACTCCGGGGTTTCCTTACGCCAGTTGGGCGCTTGCGGCTACCAATATTCAGTCGGCTCTTGATCAGGCTTCGGCAGGAGACACCATTTGGGTGAAGCCCGGGACCTATAGATTGACGAATGAGATTTCAATCAGCACACCTGTGACTCTTAAAAGTGTCAATGGGCCTGACGAGACAATCATTGATGCGCAGTGGTATTCCCGTTGTTTGAATTTGAGCGCTGACGGCATTTCGATTGAAGGGTTCACTCTGTGTAACGGCTGGGCCGGTTTCGAGGAAGGAGGCGCAATATATTGCGATGCTGATAGCTCGATCAGCAATTGCATCATTCGCGATAATGTTGCTTTTGGCTATGGTGGAGGGATCTGTGGGGACTACTCTTTAGACGTATCTATTGAAGACTGTATTTTGCGTAATAATGAATCTTTGCTTTATCAAGGAGGGGGCGCTTATCGGGTTACCTCTGTTCAAAACTGTGTGTTTGACGGGAACCGCGCAGCTGCTGATGGCGGCGGTCTTTGTGTTGCATATGTTGTCTCCGGATGCACGTTTAAGGATAATGTTGCGGGAGAGAACGGTGGTGGTGCGGTAGCTGTGGATAAAGCAATTAACTGCCACTTTGAGGGTAATTCTGCAGCTGGTGACGGAGGAGGTATGTGGTTAGGTGGTGCTTTTGGATGTCTTTTTGTCAGCAATTCGGCTGGGGGAAATGGCGGCGGTGGGGCGAGTTGTGTTTCAGCAAACTGTACCGTTGTTGAGAACCATGCGGGCATATCCGGTGGTGGAATTTATGGTGTTGGTCGTCATCCTGATGAAGGATTTGAGGGATTGTTTAACTCGGTTGTTTATGACAATACACCGGATAATGCTGCCGATGTAACAAACCGGTGGGTCTTTTACTCATGTTCGCCCGACTTCATTCATGGAGATTCAGGAAATATTACAAATGCACCAGCATTTGTGGATGCAGATGCCGGGGATTATCGTCTCAGTGCTTCTTCGCCCTGTGTTGATCTGGGGATTAATGCGTATTCTCCGGGGACGGCTGATTTGGATAATAATCCACGTGTCATTAATTCCCGGGTCGATTTGGGCGCTTATGAATATCAGGAGTCGGTTGCGGATGCAGATGGGGACGGGATCGGTGATTTTGCAGAAAGTCAGTATGGAACTGATCCCAA of Tichowtungia aerotolerans contains these proteins:
- the arsB gene encoding ACR3 family arsenite efflux transporter, which translates into the protein MSQPTESSISFFEKYLTAWVTLCMLAGILIGRFLPAIPNFLGKLEYANVSIPVAVLIWLMIYPMMMKVDFKSVKNVGKNPKGLFVTWISNWLIKPFTMFGIAWLFFYVVFKNLIPAELAKDYLAGAVLLGAAPCTAMVFVWSHLTKGNPAYTVVQVATNDLIILFAFVPIVKFLLGISNVYVPWDTLFLSVVLFVVIPLTGGALTRGHLLKTKGADYFENVFLPTFSKTTISGLLLTLVIIFSFQGDVILSNPVHIGLIAVPLIIQTVLIFCIAYFASKALKLPHNVAAPAGMIGASNFFELAVAVAIALFGTSSPVALATIVGVLVEVPVMLALVAFANRTTSWFTEQETPKPASAL
- a CDS encoding cytochrome c biogenesis CcdA family protein, which produces MEELFTSLTHAVGSTPLIALSAALLWGILSILLSPCHLASIPLIVGLIDEQKDSTPRRAFAISLLFATGMLFTIALIGVLTSALGRMMGDIGRYGNYFVALIFFIVGLHLLGVIPLGWNKPDQANRRHKGMGGAFLLGLIFGIALGPCSFAFMAPLLGITFKLGSEQPIYAGSLLVMYGIGHCGVITLAGVCTGLVQRYKEWNDRSKGAVRLKKICGILVLIGGLYMLYTSP
- a CDS encoding thioredoxin family protein; protein product: MKKNILIVGLLIIAIAAVLEIKKYKPAPTEETASASLPLPRLLELGSLKCVPCKMMAPILDEMKETFDEQLLVDFIDVWQHKGISEQYDLRVIPTQIFFDSDGNELFRHEGFFAREDMLAKWQDLGYVFKED
- a CDS encoding permease produces the protein MFQWLENLITHLVEGVFKIPVESKLGGSLHFFFYDTIKILILLSLMIFVISWLRSWFQPQKTKEMLTHVKGPKANLAASLLGIVTPFCSCSSVPIFIGFVEAGIPLGITFSFLITSPIVNEAAFAILLAAFGWKVAFTYVTAGVIIGVSSGLIIGRLNPEAHLEPKAFSGEAFNKIRPDMTQKERIAYAADQTKSIVKRIWIYLLIGIGVGALIHGWAPEDILARYAGDDKPLSVLIAVLCGVPLYANALGTIPIAEALIGKGVGLGTALAFMMAVTALSFPEMVLLRKVMKPRLIAVFIATATIGIILVGLLFNLLF
- a CDS encoding arsenate reductase ArsC, translating into MSKLKILFLCTGNSCRSQMAEGWAHALKSDVLEPYSAGIETHGLNPNAVKVMAEAGVDISGQKSENIKDLMHIDLDVVVTVCGHAHETCPVFPADARVVHVGFDDPPKLARELAEKGASEEDQLDAYRRVRDQIKTFVEQLPENLEENAS
- a CDS encoding ArsR/SmtB family transcription factor: MERYDVKQKDYQGQATVMKALAHPSRLLIVYALMEHELCVCELRELLDQTLPTVSRHLSVLKNAGLLREEKRGLYVYYHLTCPCIGDFLACVGRITGEAECPH
- the nth gene encoding endonuclease III — protein: MSTKQERADLIGQRLDELYPHIDIPLDHKDAYTLLVAVILSAQCTDKRVNEVTPALFADADTPEKMVRLGQLRIKELIATCGLANSKSKSIYEMSKILIAKHGGEVPDSFQDLEKLPGVGHKTASVVMVHQFGVPAFPVDTHIHRLAQRWKLTNGKNVEQTEADLKKLFPSKEWELRHLQFITYGRQHCTARGCDGTQCPMCRELFPNRTKPVITKK
- a CDS encoding thrombospondin type 3 repeat-containing protein, coding for MNKLCFTGCVCWLFCTVISQADDLFVDVNNSTPGFPYASWALAATNIQSALDQASAGDTIWVKPGTYRLTNEISISTPVTLKSVNGPDETIIDAQWYSRCLNLSADGISIEGFTLCNGWAGFEEGGAIYCDADSSISNCIIRDNVAFGYGGGICGDYSLDVSIEDCILRNNESLLYQGGGAYRVTSVQNCVFDGNRAAADGGGLCVAYVVSGCTFKDNVAGENGGGAVAVDKAINCHFEGNSAAGDGGGMWLGGAFGCLFVSNSAGGNGGGGASCVSANCTVVENHAGISGGGIYGVGRHPDEGFEGLFNSVVYDNTPDNAADVTNRWVFYSCSPDFIHGDSGNITNAPAFVDADAGDYRLSASSPCVDLGINAYSPGTADLDNNPRVINSRVDLGAYEYQESVADADGDGIGDFAESQYGTDPNNPDSDGDGFDDGWEISKGWNPRQYDSSVSSYIASNQSVFGYYTEDSIGDLSMGKAMLGVSNGMASLQMQLMTSENLVNWTNVGGSVHWSVPVTNDKAYFRIHTDP